One segment of Panicum virgatum strain AP13 chromosome 3K, P.virgatum_v5, whole genome shotgun sequence DNA contains the following:
- the LOC120698641 gene encoding probable receptor-like protein kinase At1g11050, with amino-acid sequence MPTPKMFRPPALVVALFLLVSSPAGAAGAGGGNATSEPCPLDLGYVRTFPWDPTPCAWGAPNMTACCQTLLSLLGIGLAERLRATGRFRLPSAAASAACLDGFSELISGAPAGLPGSSLVPVCFPEPDQFAITPSHCAGVSTAAEFEAAVGNDSVRALDSSCGPDLASPATCAQCYGAGVAATAHLTTAAANDSKSLYCFYLSVLYAAGVSNAAGPTYPPTAACAFGLGLSTPPPTSSKSNDVAIYAATIPIAFVLLASLLAFFLWRKRGQANSKKKKKNPKIREEGSGERRSHPRPNTGSILFDIAELAKATDGFAERNLVGRGGFGAVYRGVLADGSVVAVKKMLDPDMEGGDEEFTNEVEIISHLRHRNLVPLRGCCIADDDVEEGRQRFLVYDFMPNGALEDFIFRDKEPAAKRPPLTWAQRRSIILDVARGLEYLHYGVKPAIYHRDIKATNILVDGEMRARVADFGLARRSRDGQSHLTTRVAGTHGYLAPEYALYGQLTEKSDVYSFGVLLLEIMSARRVLDMASPAGPVLITDWAWTLVKAGQAREVLDEALSTAESPRSGVMEKFVLVGILCAHVMVALRPTIGEALRMLEGDMDVPELPDRPLPYGHSVMFSEAGSNYSASPAFSGPLAPFLDNGDMLRLR; translated from the exons ATGCCGACCCCGAAGATGTTCCGGCCTCCCGCGCTCGTCGTCGCCCTCTTCCTGCTCGTCAGCTCGCCGGCGGGTGCcgcaggggccggcggcgggaacgCGACGTCGGAGCCGTGCCCCCTCGACCTCGGCTACGTGCGGACGTTCCCGTGGGACCCGACGCCGTGCGCCTGGGGCGCGCCCAACATGACGGCCTGCTGCCAGACGCTGCTCTCCCTGCTGGGCATCGGCCTCGCCGAGCGCCTCCGCGCCACGGGCCGCTTCCGCCTCCCGtccgcggcggcctcggcggcctGCCTCGACGGCTTCTCGGAGCTGATCTCCGGCGCTCCGGCGGGCCTCCCGGGCTCGTCCCTGGTGCCGGTGTGCTTCCCGGAGCCGGACCAGTTCGCCATCACCCCGTCCCACTGCGCCGGCGTCTCCACCGCCGCGGAATTCGAGGCCGCCGTCGGGAACGACTCCGTCCGGGCGCTCGACTCCTCCTGCGGCCCCGACCTCGCGTCGCCGGCTACCTGCGCCCAGTGTTACGGAGCCGgtgtcgccgccaccgcgcacCTCACCACCGCCGCGGCCAACGACAGCAAGTCGCTCTACTGCTTCTACCTCTCCGTCCTCTACGCCGCCGGCGTGTCCAACGCCGCCGGGCCCACCTACCCGCCCACCGCTGCCTGCGCGTTCGGCCTCGGCCTCTCCACCCCTCCCCCCACGTCGTCCAAGTCCAACGACGTGGCCATCTACGCCGCCACCATCCCAATCGCCTTCGTCCTCCTCGCGTCGCTCCTCGCGTTCTTCCTTTGGAGGAAGCGGGGGCAGGCCAatagcaagaagaagaagaagaaccccaaGATCCGCGAAGAGGGGTCGGGTGAGCGGCGGTCGCACCCGCGGCCCAACACCGGGTCGATTCTGTTCGATATCGCCGAGCTCGCCAAGGCCACCGATGGCTTCGCCGAGCGCAACCTCGTCGGCCGCGGCGGGTTCGGGGCCGTCTACCGAGGCGTGCTCGCGGACGGGTCCGTGGTCGCCGTGAAGAAGATGCTGGACCCGGACATGGAGGGCGGGGACGAGGAGTTCACCAACGAGGTGGAGATCATCAGCCACCTCCGGCACCGGAACCTGGTGCCCCTCCGCGGCTGCTGcatcgccgacgacgacgtcgaggAAGGGAGGCAGAGGTTCCTCGTCTACGACTTCATGCCCAACGGCGCGCTCGAGGACTTCATCTTCAGGGACAAGGAGCCGGCGGCCAAGCGGCCGCCGTTGACCTGGGCGCAGCGGCGGAGCATCATCCTGGACGTGGCGAGGGGCCTCGAGTACCTGCATTACGGCGTCAAGCCGGCCATCTACCACCGGGACATCAAGGCGACCAACATCCTGGTCGACGGCGAGatgcgcgcgcgcgtggcggACTTCGGCCTCGCCCGGAGGAGCCGCGATGGGCAGTCGCACCTCACGACGCGCGTCGCCGGGACGCACGGCTACCTTGCCCCGGAGTACGCGCTCTACGGGCAGCTCACGGAGAAGAgcgacgtgtacagcttcggcGTGCTGCTGCTCGAGATCATGAGCGCGCGGCGCGTGCTGGACATGGCGTCCCCGGCGGGTCCCGTGCTGATCACCGACTGGGCGTGGACGCTTGTCAAGGCTGGCCAGGCGAGGGAGGTGCTCGACGAGGCTCTGTCCACCGCCGAGAGCCCGCGGAGCGGGGTCATGGAGAAGTTCGTGCTCGTGGGGATCCTGTGCGCGCACGTCATGGTGGCGCTCCGGCcgaccatcggcgaggcgctgaGGATGCTGGAGGGGGACATGGACGTGCCGGAGCTGCCCGACCGGCCGCTGCCGTACGGGCACAGCGTCATGTTCAGCGAAGCCGGAAGCAATTACAGCGCCTCACCGGCGTTCAGTGGCCCGTTGGCCCCGTTCCTGGACAACGGGGACATGCTCAG ATTGAGATAA
- the LOC120698642 gene encoding MADS-box transcription factor 4-like gives MGRGKIEIKRIENSTNRQVTFSKRRAGLVKKAREIGVLCDAEVGVVIFSSGGKLYDYCSPRTSLSRILEMYQTNSGKILWDEKHKSLSAEIDRVKKENDNMQIELRHLKGEDLNSLQPTELIAIEEALQNGQTNLRDKLMDHWRMHKRNGKMLEDEHKMLSFRMAYQHQQDVELSGGMRELEIGYHQVQHDRDFTSQMPFTFRVQPSHPNLQEDE, from the exons ATGGGGCGCGGCAAGATCGAGATCAAGAGGATCGAGAACTCCACCAACCGCCAGGTGACCTTCTCCAAGCGCCGGGCCGGGCTCGTCAAGAAGGCCCGCGAGATCGGCGTGCTCTGCGACGCCGAGGTCGGCGTCGTCATCTTCTCCAGCGGCGGCAAGCTCTACGACTACTGCTCGCCCAGGACCTC GCTATCCAGGATCCTGGAGATGTACCAGACCAACTCCGGGAAGATACTGTGGGATGAGAAGCACAAG AGCCTGAGTGCGGAGATCGACAGGGTCAAGAAGGAGAACGACAACATGCAGATTGAGCTCAG GCATCTGAAAGGCGAGGATCTGAACTCCCTGCAGCCCACGGAGCTGATCGCCATAGAGGAGGCGCTCCAAAACGGGCAGACCAACCTGCGTGACAAGCTA ATGGACCACTGGAGGATGCACAAGAGGAAC GGGAAgatgctcgaggacgagcacaAGATGCTGTCTTTTAGGATG GCCTACCAGCACCAACAGGATGTCGAGCTCAGTGGAGGCATGAGGGAGCTGGAGATCGGGTACCACCAGGTCCAGCACGACAGGGATTTCACCTCCCAGATGCCGTTCACCTTCCGGGTGCAGCCCAGCCACCCCAACCTGCAGGAAGATGAGTAG